The following coding sequences lie in one Oryza brachyantha chromosome 10, ObraRS2, whole genome shotgun sequence genomic window:
- the LOC121055548 gene encoding heat shock 70 kDa protein BIP5-like has protein sequence MKLLPFAVVDKGGMPHVRVDVKDGAVQLFSPEEISAMRQATKDAATITSLTVDFILNKPTAAALPYGISDGMFNVSIRAIDDSLFEVAAMNGDTHLSGEDFDQRVMEYFIKLIQRNDDRDITDDAHAQGKLRREGESAKRVLSSQH, from the exons ATGAAGCTGTTGCCATTCGCCGTCGTTGACAAGGGTGGGATGCCGCATGTTCGTGTTGATGTGAAGGACGGCGCCGTGCAGCTGTTCAGCCCCGAGGAGATCAGCGCCATG CGGCAGGCCACCAAGGATGCCGCCACCATCACTAGCCTCACCGTGGATTTCATCCTCAACAAGCCCACCGCGGCCGCACTCCCGTATGGCATTAGTGATGGCATGTTCAACGTCAGTATCCGGGCCATCGATGACAGTTTGTTCGAGGTCGCCGCCATGAACGGCGACACACACCTCAGTGGCGAGGACTTCGACCAACGCGTCATGGAATACTTCATCAAGCTCATCCAGCGCAACGACGACCGGGACATTACCGATGACGCACATGCGCAGGGCAAGCTCCGCCGCGAGGGCGAGAGCGCCAAGCGCGTACTCAGCAGCCAGCACTAG